One region of Candidatus Binatia bacterium genomic DNA includes:
- the cydB gene encoding cytochrome d ubiquinol oxidase subunit II, with protein sequence MDVSALPLLWYLLVGLLFAGYAVLDGFDLGVGTLHLLGRTDEQRRIFLNAIGPVWDGNEVWLVVAGGALFAAFPPVYATVFSGFYLALILLLFALIFRAVAIEFRSKEPGRTWRQTWDVSFSVASTTAALLMGVALGNVIAGIPLDVAGDYTGSFFDLLNPYSLIVGATTVALFTMHGTIYLTLRTEGATQALVARWIRPAILTFVTLYATTTLATLLFVPHMIAPFAARPPLAVVPLGTFGAVLGIPLAVRHGRPGTAFVASCLTILGLWALVGIGMFPRLVVATDPVLSLTLHNAASSPGTLRTMTIIAAIGGPLVAAYTVGIYWVFRGKVRLDHMSY encoded by the coding sequence ATGGACGTGAGTGCTCTACCTCTGCTCTGGTACCTGCTGGTCGGGCTTCTCTTCGCCGGGTACGCGGTGCTCGACGGCTTCGATCTCGGCGTCGGGACCCTGCACCTTCTCGGGCGCACGGACGAGCAGCGGCGCATCTTTCTCAACGCCATCGGCCCGGTGTGGGATGGCAACGAGGTCTGGCTGGTCGTCGCTGGCGGGGCGCTATTTGCGGCGTTTCCGCCGGTCTACGCGACCGTCTTTTCGGGTTTCTACCTGGCGCTCATCCTGCTGCTGTTCGCACTCATCTTCCGCGCCGTCGCAATCGAGTTCCGCAGCAAGGAACCCGGAAGGACCTGGCGGCAGACCTGGGACGTCAGCTTCTCGGTCGCCAGCACGACGGCAGCGCTGCTCATGGGTGTCGCTCTCGGCAACGTCATCGCCGGCATCCCGCTCGACGTCGCCGGCGACTACACCGGCAGCTTCTTCGACTTGCTGAACCCGTACTCTCTGATCGTCGGCGCAACGACGGTTGCCCTGTTCACGATGCACGGTACGATTTACCTCACCCTGCGCACCGAGGGTGCCACCCAGGCCCTTGTCGCGCGGTGGATTCGCCCGGCGATCCTGACGTTCGTCACGCTCTACGCGACCACCACACTCGCGACGCTGTTGTTCGTGCCCCACATGATCGCTCCGTTTGCCGCGCGTCCCCCGCTCGCCGTTGTGCCGTTGGGCACGTTCGGGGCAGTCCTCGGGATCCCCCTTGCAGTCCGGCACGGCCGGCCGGGAACGGCATTCGTCGCTTCGTGCCTGACCATCCTCGGCCTCTGGGCACTCGTCGGTATCGGCATGTTTCCGCGACTCGTCGTCGCCACTGATCCGGTTCTGAGCTTAACCCTGCACAACGCCGCCTCGTCCCCGGGCACTCTGCGCACCATGACTATCATCGCGGCCATCGGCGGACCGCTGGTTGCCGCATATACGGTGGGAATCTACTGGGTATTCCGCGGCAAGGTCCGCCTCGACCACATGAGCTACTGA
- a CDS encoding cytochrome ubiquinol oxidase subunit I, with amino-acid sequence MDAVDLSRLQFGLTIAFHYIYPPFSIGLGLCLVIMEALYLRSGEALYQQVTRFWVRVFGLTFAIGVATGIVMEFQFGTNWAAYSRFVGDVFGSALAAEGIFAFFLESGFLALLLFGWERVRPRTHFLATVMVCLGAHFSAVWIIVANSWMQTPAGFRIVGEGLAARAETTDFWQVVFNPSTLDRLSHTLAGAWQAGAFLVLSISAWYILKGRHLEFAKASFRIGLAVAVVATIASALTGDSSARTLATTQPPKLAAMEGVFPTSAPAGLHLFGWVDTEARRVHGPEIPGMLSWLVHFDATAPIVGLDAIPREDWPPVQRVFQAFHLMVALGFVLLALALTALFLLWRGTLFSTRWLLRLFVPAVVAPQLANQLGWMVAEFGRQPWIVYGVMRTAHGVSPRVSAAEVWISVVLFTIIYLLLFVLFIYLLDKKIRHGPLPEDLVVTGRRAWT; translated from the coding sequence GTGGATGCGGTCGATCTCTCGCGGTTGCAGTTCGGACTCACCATTGCGTTCCACTACATTTACCCGCCGTTCTCGATCGGCCTCGGTCTCTGCCTGGTCATCATGGAGGCCCTTTACCTGCGTTCCGGCGAGGCCCTTTACCAGCAGGTGACGCGGTTCTGGGTGCGGGTGTTCGGCCTGACCTTCGCGATCGGCGTCGCCACCGGCATCGTCATGGAGTTCCAGTTCGGAACCAACTGGGCGGCTTACTCGCGGTTCGTGGGTGACGTCTTCGGCAGCGCCCTCGCCGCCGAAGGCATCTTCGCCTTCTTCCTCGAGTCCGGATTCCTTGCACTGCTCCTGTTCGGCTGGGAGCGCGTGCGCCCGCGGACCCATTTCCTCGCTACCGTGATGGTGTGTCTCGGCGCCCATTTCAGCGCCGTCTGGATCATCGTCGCCAACTCCTGGATGCAGACCCCGGCGGGGTTCCGCATCGTGGGCGAGGGACTCGCCGCAAGAGCCGAAACCACTGACTTCTGGCAGGTGGTCTTCAACCCCTCGACGCTGGACAGGTTGAGCCACACGTTGGCAGGTGCCTGGCAAGCCGGCGCCTTCCTCGTGCTCTCGATCAGCGCCTGGTACATCCTCAAGGGCCGCCACCTGGAGTTCGCCAAAGCCTCGTTCCGAATCGGCCTCGCAGTCGCGGTCGTCGCCACGATCGCCTCGGCACTCACCGGCGACTCCAGCGCCCGCACCCTCGCCACCACGCAGCCGCCCAAGCTCGCCGCCATGGAAGGCGTGTTCCCGACCAGCGCCCCCGCCGGACTCCATCTGTTCGGGTGGGTCGACACGGAAGCGCGGCGGGTTCACGGGCCGGAGATCCCCGGCATGCTTAGCTGGCTGGTCCATTTCGACGCGACGGCGCCAATCGTCGGCCTCGATGCGATTCCACGGGAGGACTGGCCGCCGGTGCAGCGCGTCTTCCAGGCCTTTCACCTCATGGTCGCGCTGGGGTTTGTCCTGCTCGCGCTGGCGCTCACCGCCCTTTTCCTTCTCTGGCGTGGCACGTTGTTCTCGACCCGCTGGCTGCTGCGGCTCTTCGTCCCTGCCGTCGTCGCGCCGCAACTCGCCAACCAGCTCGGCTGGATGGTCGCGGAGTTCGGCCGCCAACCGTGGATCGTCTATGGAGTCATGCGCACCGCGCACGGCGTTTCCCCCCGAGTCTCCGCCGCCGAGGTATGGATCTCGGTCGTGCTCTTCACGATCATCTATCTACTGCTGTTCGTCCTGTTCATCTATCTGCTCGACAAGAAGATCCGGCACGGGCCGTTGCCGGAGGACCTTGTCGTCACCGGACGCCGCGCATGGACGTGA
- the msrA gene encoding peptide-methionine (S)-S-oxide reductase MsrA: protein MRIERWRRAVPDSAAPLPGRSERMAVPARHFVNGAPLEPPFPVGMARAVFGMGCFWGAERKFWQIEGVYSTAVGYAGGHTPNPTYRDVCGERTGHAEVVLVVYDPAAVSYERLLQVFWENHDPTQGMRQGNDVGTQYRSVAYCYDEAQRRAAETSCENYRERLTAAGYGPITTEIREAPEFYYAEDHHQQYLAKNPGGYCGLGGTGVACPSGATLGGGSAVTSPR from the coding sequence ATGCGGATCGAGAGATGGCGGCGCGCGGTGCCGGATTCGGCCGCGCCGTTGCCGGGACGTTCCGAGCGCATGGCGGTGCCGGCCCGACACTTCGTAAACGGGGCGCCGCTGGAGCCCCCGTTCCCAGTGGGGATGGCGCGGGCGGTTTTCGGTATGGGGTGCTTCTGGGGTGCGGAGCGCAAGTTCTGGCAGATCGAGGGCGTGTACAGTACCGCGGTGGGCTACGCCGGCGGACACACGCCGAACCCGACCTATCGCGATGTGTGCGGCGAGCGCACCGGTCATGCCGAAGTTGTCCTGGTGGTGTACGACCCGGCCGCGGTGAGTTACGAGCGGTTGCTGCAGGTATTCTGGGAGAACCACGATCCGACCCAGGGGATGCGTCAGGGTAACGATGTCGGCACGCAGTACCGCTCGGTGGCGTACTGCTACGACGAAGCGCAACGCCGGGCCGCGGAGACCTCGTGCGAGAACTACCGGGAACGCCTCACGGCGGCCGGTTACGGACCGATCACCACCGAGATTCGCGAGGCGCCGGAGTTCTATTACGCCGAGGATCATCACCAGCAGTATCTCGCTAAGAACCCCGGGGGCTACTGCGGTCTCGGCGGGACCGGGGTCGCCTGCCCGTCAGGCGCGACGCTAGGCGGCGGTTCCGCGGTCACATCACCACGGTAA
- a CDS encoding DUF481 domain-containing protein gives MQGNPRWVVMSRQKPLSLAIAICALVAGTAAADEITAKGDLLRGTISDVTSTGVAFTPDYGKGDITIEYSDIQNLKTDAPMHVLHGEDATTVAPISGYSDGKLLMGDTQVPVDSIAWSVTQKRYDDSMMVRLRQRLRFWTGNFDIGFSYTAATINTSQILVGLGATRTKGPFKLGLGASTRYGTQKPQDKSQTTTQNDVRGIIRGDYSFTDNFFGFTAADALYDAIQKLSIRTAPRAGLGYKVYNTKTAYLQFEAGAGYLYERYFGGSTNDYPTAVFGVEAYKELPRDARFKFRTDYLPAFGEWADNYLLRTDASLLIPFWDPFAIKFTLLNEYDSTPAPDTKYNSLALFAGFTVVM, from the coding sequence CGCGGCTGACGAGATCACGGCCAAGGGAGATCTTCTCCGCGGTACCATCTCCGATGTCACGTCGACCGGCGTCGCGTTCACCCCCGACTACGGCAAGGGAGACATTACCATCGAGTACAGCGATATTCAGAACCTCAAGACCGACGCGCCGATGCACGTGCTGCACGGGGAGGACGCCACCACCGTCGCGCCGATCTCGGGGTACAGTGACGGCAAGCTCCTGATGGGCGACACCCAGGTCCCCGTCGACTCGATCGCCTGGTCCGTCACCCAGAAGAGGTACGACGACTCGATGATGGTGCGCCTGCGCCAGCGACTGCGCTTCTGGACCGGCAACTTCGACATCGGCTTCAGCTACACGGCGGCCACGATCAACACCTCGCAGATCCTCGTCGGGCTGGGGGCAACCCGAACCAAAGGCCCCTTCAAGCTCGGCCTGGGCGCCAGCACCCGCTACGGCACCCAGAAGCCGCAAGACAAGTCGCAAACGACGACTCAGAACGATGTTCGCGGCATTATCCGCGGCGATTATTCCTTCACCGACAACTTCTTCGGCTTCACGGCCGCCGACGCCCTCTACGACGCGATTCAGAAGTTGAGCATCCGCACCGCGCCTCGTGCCGGCCTGGGGTACAAGGTCTACAACACCAAGACCGCCTACCTCCAATTCGAAGCCGGTGCCGGTTATCTCTACGAACGCTACTTCGGGGGCAGCACCAACGACTACCCCACCGCCGTCTTTGGCGTAGAGGCCTACAAGGAGCTGCCACGGGACGCGAGGTTCAAGTTCAGAACCGACTATCTGCCGGCATTCGGCGAGTGGGCGGACAACTACCTGCTTCGCACCGACGCTTCGCTGCTCATCCCCTTCTGGGACCCGTTCGCCATCAAGTTCACGCTGCTCAACGAGTACGACAGCACTCCCGCCCCGGACACCAAGTACAATTCCCTGGCGCTGTTCGCAGGCTTTACCGTGGTGATGTGA